The following proteins come from a genomic window of Sardina pilchardus chromosome 13, fSarPil1.1, whole genome shotgun sequence:
- the LOC134100237 gene encoding cytochrome P450 2A5-like isoform X2, with product MRLLTGYGLIFSNGERLRQLRRFTLSTLRDFGMGRKRMEEWIQEESTHLLESLRQTKSAPFDPMLFLSRAVSNVICALVFGQRFSYDDVNFQRLLQIISAAVRFGGTPLGLLYNTFPMLMDLLPGPHQTVFKQMDELKAFIKDKIQQHKETLDPDNPRDFIDCFLIRLEQEKDIPTTEFHYDNLAATVLNLFMAGTETTSTTIRLAFILLIKHPDIQERVHKEIDSVLGQHGVPRMEDRKSLPFTDAVIHEVQRYIDIVPLSLPHMATKDISFKGYTIPKDTTILPMLHSVLREDDQWEKPWTFNPDHFLENDGSFRKNPAFLPFSAGKRVCAGESLARMELLIFLVSILQQFHLSTSGGPSSININPELSSFANLPQISQLIVTPR from the exons G GTTTGATCTTCAGTAACGGTGAACGCTTGCGCCAGCTGAGACGCTTCACACTGAGCACGCTCAGAGACTTTGGGATGGGCCGCaagaggatggaggagtggaTTCAGGAGGAGAGCACACACCTTCTGGAGAGCCTGAGACAAaccaaat cGGCTCCATTTGATCCCATGCTGTTCCTGAGCCGTGCCGTGTCCAACGTGATCTGTGCTCTGGTGTTTGGACAGCGCTTTAGCTATGACGACGTCAACTTCCAGCGTCTTCTCCAGATCATCTCTGCTGCAGTTCGCTTTGGGGGCACCCCCTTGGGTCTG CTGTACAACACCTTTCCCATGTTGATGGATCTCCTCCCTGGCCCCCATCAAACGGTCTTCAAACAGATGGACGAGCTGAAAGCCTTCATTAAAGACAAGATCCAGCAGCACAAGGAGACTCTGGACCCTGACAACCCTCGAGACTTCATTGACTGTTTCCTCATCAGACTCGAGCAG GAGAAAGATATCCCAACCACGGAGTTCCACTATGATAACCTGGCAGCAACAGTATTGAACCTTTTCATGGCTGGGACTgaaaccaccagcaccaccatcaGACTTGCCTTCATATTACTCATAAAGCACCCGGACATTCAAG AACGTGTGCATAAGGAGATCGATTCAGTGCTTGGCCAGCACGGTGTCCCACGAATGGAAGACAGGAAGTCCCTCCCCTTCACTGATGCCGTGATCCATGAAGTTCAGCGCTATATAGACATTGTACCCCTCAGTCTCCCCCACATGGCCACCAAGGACATCTCATTCAAGGGCTACACCATTCCTAAG GACACCACGATCCTTCCCATGCTGCACTCTGTGCTCAGGGAGGACGACCAATGGGAGAAGCCCTGGACCTTTAATCCTGACCACTTCCTGGAGAACGATGGCAGCTTCAGGAAGAACCCAGCATTCCTTCCCTTCTCTGCAG GTAAAcgggtgtgtgcaggtgagtcaTTGGCACGGATGGAGCTCCTGATCTTTCTGGTGTCCATACTACAGCAGTTCCACCTCAGCACCTCTGGAGGCCCATCCAGCATTAACATCAACCCAGAGCTCAGCAGCTTTGCCAATCTGCCTCAAATATCCCAGCTCATTGTCACTCCCCGCTGA